A genome region from Vulpes lagopus strain Blue_001 chromosome 7, ASM1834538v1, whole genome shotgun sequence includes the following:
- the GCDH gene encoding glutaryl-CoA dehydrogenase, mitochondrial, with product MALRRVPERLLSRGPGLSFLRGWGSAAAQTEKGGKTLNRATKASRPEFDWRDPLVLEEQLTADEILIRDTFRTYCQERLMPRILLANRNEVFHREIISEMGELGVLGPTIKGYGCAGVSSVAYGLLARELERVDSGYRSAMSVQSSLVMHPIYAYGSKEQQQKYLPRLAKGELLGCFGLTEPNHGSDPGSMETRARHNPSNRSYTLNGTKTWITNAPVADLFVVWARCEDCSIRGFLLEKGMRGLSAPKIEGKFSLRASSTGMIVMDGVEVPEENVLPDVSGLAGPFGCLNNARFGIAWGVLGAAEFCLHTARQYTLDRIQFGAPLARNQLIQKKLADMLTEITLGLHACLQLGRLKDQDKATPEMVSLLKRNNCGKALDIARQARDILGGNGISDEYHVIRHAMNLEAVNTYEGTHDIHALILGRAITGIQAFTASK from the exons ATGGCCCTGAGAAGGGTCCCCGAGCGGCTGCTGAGCCGTGGACCAGGCCTGAGCTTCCTGCGCGGGTGGGGCTCGGCGGCGGCGCAGACTG AAAAGGGCGGGAAGACACTGAACCGAGCGACTAAGG CCTCACGTCCTGAATTTGACTGGAGGGACCCGCTGGTACTGGAGGAGCAGCTGACAGCGGATGAGATCCTCATCAGGGACACCTTCCGCACCTACTGCCAGGAGCGCCTCATGCCCCGAATCCTGCTGGCTAATCGCAACGAAG TTTTTCACCGGGAGATCATCTCAGAGATGGGGGAGCTTGGTGTGCTGGGCCCCACCATCAAAG GGTATGGCTGTGCTGGAGTCTCATCTGTGGCCTATGGGCTCCTAGCCCGAGAGCTGGAGCGAGTGGATAGCGGCTATAGGTCAGCAATGAGCGTCCAGTCTTCCCTCGTCATGCACCCCATCTACGCCTATGGCAGCAAGGAGCAGCAGCAGAAGTATCTGCCCCGGCTGG CCAAAGGGGAGCTCCTGGGCTGCTTCGGGCTCACAGAGCCCAACCATGGGAGTGACCCTGGCAGCATGGAGACCAGAGCCCGCCACAACCCATCCAACAGGAGCTACACCCTCAATGGGACCAAGACTTG gaTCACCAATGCACCTGTGGCCGACCTGTTTGTAGTATGGGCCCGGTGTGAAGATTGCTCCATTCGGGGCTTCTTGCTGGAGAAGGGGATGCGGGGCCTCTCAGCCCCCAAGATTGAGGGCAAGTTCTCCTTGCGCGCCTCATCCACGGGGATGATTGTCATGGACGGTGTGGAGGTGCCGGAGGAGAATGTGCTGCCTGACGTATCTGGTCTGGCG GGGCCCTTTGGCTGCCTGAACAATGCCCGGTTTGGCATCGCTTGGGGTGTGCTTGGAGCTGCTGAATTCTGCTTGCACACGGCCCGGCAGTACACTCTGGATAG GATCCAGTTTGGGGCCCCACTGGCCAGGAACCAGCTGATTCAGAAGAAGCTGGCAGACATGCTCACTGAGATCACGCTGGGCCTTCATGCCTGCCTACAGCTTGGCCGCTTAAAGGATCAAGACAA GGCCACTCCGGAAATGGTCTCCCTGCTGAAGAGGAATAACTGTGGGAAGGCCCTGGATATCGCCCGCCAGGCCCGAGACATACTGGGGGGGAATGGGATTTCTGATGAGTATCATGTGATCCGGCACGCCATGAACCTGGAGGCTGTGAACACCTATGAAG GCACTCATGACATTCATGCTCTGATCCTTGGAAGGGCAATCACAGGGATCCAGGCGTTCACGGCCAGCAAGTGA